From one Anopheles cruzii chromosome 3, idAnoCruzAS_RS32_06, whole genome shotgun sequence genomic stretch:
- the LOC128273259 gene encoding RNA-binding protein FUS-like, producing MKFVILLLAWTAISCQGTTTDRDDIAGSKESSLATILQPLEARIRNDEALSDRRSRELTYFGSGYNYNPYTTQYNPYIRHSQYNPYNPHAGGMHGFGGAGDLNGIGFAGAGGVLGGGFAGYGYPGIQTGYGMGNAGYPYHNGLNALQSPYGYGNQLGGYYNRGLYI from the exons ATGAAGTTCGTGATTCTGCTACTCGCCTGGACGGCCATCTCGTGTCAGGGAACTACTACTGATAGAGATGATATTGCTGGATCAAAAGAATCATCGTTAGCCACAATCCTACAGCCCCTGGAAGCGAGAATCCGCAACGATGAAGCTTTGTCCGACAGAAGGTCCAGAGAGCTGACCTATTTCG GATCTGGATACAACTACAATCCTTACACGACTCAGTACAATCCCTACATACGGCACAGCCAATACAATCCCTACAATCCACATGCTGGCGGAATGCATGGTTTCGGAGGTGCTGGTGATCTTAATGGTATTGGGTTTGCAGGAGCTGGCGGCGTTCTCGGAGGAGGGTTTGCAGGTTATGGATATCCTGGGATCCAAACTGGATACGGCATGGGAAACGCCGGGTATCCGTACCACAATGGATTGAATGCGCTTCAAAGCCCTTATGGTTACGGAAACCAGCTCGGAGGATACTACAATCGCGGACTTTACATTTGA